A single window of Nyctibius grandis isolate bNycGra1 chromosome Z, bNycGra1.pri, whole genome shotgun sequence DNA harbors:
- the LOC137676245 gene encoding uncharacterized protein has protein sequence MSRKRRKSCKGRKSSDSREYEQLSPICKCQQNVGSLENKADEALAHFTEPLDVKGAEENGKDHENKNQCSSDASEDRDLDNVSDSEKEGKKEKNYPSQMFSPQQDEILATVTFGESEGSSTGKITLWGKPDSAESVSLATGKITAEVKYSSFNVKVEIKNVSLLDSGTNLVVGKRKSSKNNKRCHERQYQKKQCSKCSKYQCPSTDHSAEHSGKCKGSSKHKIQTAINKNASLKMNIEAKEIKVGCTSRKKNLKVNIKPDEQAKSKTCNREHEDTYWSETDYSVTEAPCNTDCESSFSFHEKVDYTFPDGYTLLPPPKEFADCDKMHLDTIEEGVSLYPVNDRKETDSLSTALRIWREENYFCKHNKKDYEDYIHEKEDFSKYKILFSKINNTNCLVASNTLNNANAGEERISKNNVLGQERNNCDKCSNTGQKPARRKSFPDTTFDVPSPVHPRRDSGFYSLPSLKVLLKETKARNVYNRNSYVHTSYTELCKCPDLTSSLKSLRGLKSSYQYAFTSFDHNITIYPSEPEESLDGTCLLNDYADCVGQGEETEETLMESLHSSDATNDKKENGHAEPLRNLAIWEEDSEFTEDALDEGTPEYNCLEKHNELQNKAQLVQVSPHSRSSSGELINGKESTNYGSTESIPNQLSALQQNFHPPPEEPEVTKKRRGSVMTVITGELERRLIQGDTKLIPDSLGSAVRKEPKLPCSMEEKSLLSPLLLDPEEHDINNESESFSEIQDISVNTLVESDCHSDSAQAAILSTSSAYTEKKDNFTEYSNVKKRPDNFCSKESSDDSLRREPGAHQLPQLAKSNPDEVEKKIEMEEDFHQNADIPLSSIKQISQKDLKSEMNKTRKLPLRKDARASDSSQEEAVDQWARRRKQFKDSKKCSSTGGSSINSTITEGSINSEDARSVDLGLYSENEDRGFYTENFHSASWVFRGDDVSPDNSPRCLSKRPRPVAIRERTVKIAKGTGNYPWGFRIQFSKPILVTEVDTNSAAEEAGLQAGDILIAVNGTDVSNMPHSEAATLARKGPDILTMVVGSDISRYPNTPRPTCRGYLHKRTQSAILKGWRKRWFVLKHNGYLHYYKHKKDEGKCRPLEVTKLEGAEIGVDTSLGKPFVFKCIPQSGNRIFYFCATSNQEMKRWLEAMDKAVHPVHQNHVWVDVTLHNTTLPPLAIKNPECLGLLHQLDRNKDIWIHHYCVLKDGCLYFYATLRSTPAQGGLYLQGYIVSEQSLGSKKSVIELKPPSEEFKTFYLCAENVNENKRWITALKASINKWLPLHQAIQDFMNRPLEETRM, from the exons ATGagtagaaaaagaagaaaaagctgcaagGGCAGAAAGAGCTCTGATTCCAGAGAAT ATGAACAGTTGTCACCCATTTGTAAATGCCAGCAAAATGTAGGAAGccttgaaaataaagcagatgaGGCCCTGGCTCACTTCACTGAGCCACTGGATGTAAAGGGtgctgaagaaaatggaaaagatcaTGAAAACAAGAATCAGTGTAGCTCAGATGCGTCTGAAGATAGAGACCTTGATAACGTATCAGACAGcgaaaaagaaggaaagaaggaaaagaactaCCCTTCTCAAATGTTCTCTCCTCAGCAAGATGAAATCCTAGCTACCGTAACTTTTGGTGAATCAGAGGGCTCATCCACAGGAAAAATTACACTGTGGGGCAAGCCAGACTCTGCAGAATCTGTTAGCTTGGCTACTGGAAAAATTACTGCAGAAGTAAAATACAGTTCCTTTAATGTGAAAGTAGAAATAAAGAATGTTTCTTTGCTTGATTCTGGAACAAACCTTGTagtaggaaaaaggaaaagttcaaAGAACAATAAACGTTGTCATGAAAGACAATACCAGAAAAAACAGTGTTCAAAATGTTCAAAGTACCAGTGTCCTTCAACTGACCATTCAGCAGAACACAGCGGGAAATGTAAGGGATCCTCTAAACATAAAATTCAAACTGCCATCAACAAAAATGCCTCCCTGAAAATGAACattgaagcaaaggaaattaaagtgGGATGTactagcagaaagaaaaatctaaaggtTAATATCAAACCTGATGAACAGGCAAAGAGCAAAACCTGCAACAGGGAACACGAAGATACATATTGGAGCGAAACAGATTATTCTGTAACAGAGGCACCTTGCAATACAGATTGTGAGTCATCTTTTAGCTTTCATGAAAAAGTAGACTATACATTCCCAGATGGATATACACTTCTCCCTCCACCTAAAGAATTTGCTGACTGTGACAAAATGCATTTGGATACAATTGAAGAGGGGGTGTCTTTGTACCCTGTTAATGATAGAAAGGAAACTGACAGCCTCTCTACAGCCTTGAGAATTTGgagggaagaaaattatttctgtaaacataacaaaaaagaCTATGAAGACTACATCcatgaaaaggaagatttttcaaaatataaaatacttttctcaaaaataaataatacaaattgTCTTGTAGCTAGTAATACCTTGAATAATGCAAATGCTGGGGAGGAGCGTATCAGTAAGAACAATGTATTAGgtcaagaaagaaataattgtgACAAATGCAGCAACACAGGGCAAAAACCAGCAAGAAGAAAGTCTTTCCCAGATACTACTTTTGATGTACCATCACCAGTTCACCCTAGAAGGGATTCTGGCTTTTATTCATTGCCGTCCTTAAAAGTTTTGCTTAAGGAGACCAAAGCAAGAAATGTCTATAACAGGAACTCATACGTTCATACCAGCTATACAGAACTTTGTAAGTGTCCTGACTTGACCTCCTCACTAAAAAGTTTGAGAGGTCTTAAGTCTTCATATCAGTATGCTTTCACATCATTTGATCATAATATTACCATTTATCCATCTGAGCCTGAAGAAAGTCTAGATGGCACTTGTTTACTGAATGACTATGCAGACTGTGTAGGACAaggtgaagaaacagaagaaacattaaTGGAGAGTCTTCATTCCAGTGATGCTAcaaatgataaaaaagaaaatgggcatGCAGAGCCTCTGAGAAACCTAGCCATATGGGAGGAAGATTCTGAGTTTACCGAAGATGCTTTAGATGAAGGGACACCAGAGTACAACTGTCTAGAAAAGCACAATGAATTGCAGAACAAAGCTCAGCTGGTGCAGGTCTCTCCACATTCTAGAAGCTCTTCAGGTGAACTTATTAATGGCAAGGAAAGTACTAATTATGGATCTACAGAAAGTATCCCAAACCAACTTTCAGCTTTACAGCAAAATTTTCACCCACCCCCTGAAGAGCCAGAGgtaacaaagaaaaggagagggtCAGTAATGACTGTGATAACTGGGGAACTAGAACGAAGACTCATCCAAGGTGACACTAAATTGATACCTGATTCCTTAGGCTCTGCAGTAAGAAAAGAGCCTAAACTTCCCTGTagtatggaagaaaaatccttgCTGTCACCTTTGCTATTAGATCCTGAGGAGCATGACATAAATAATGAATCAGAAAGCTTTTCTGAGATACAAGACATATCTGTGAATACCCTTGTTGAATCCGATTGCCATAGTGATTCAGCACAGGCTGCCATATTATCTACCTCTTCAGCatatacagaaaagaaagataatttcacagaatattCAAATGTCAAGAAAAGACCGGATAACTTTTGCAGTAAAGAGTCAAGTGATGATAGCTTAAGGAGAGAGCCTGGAGCACATCAACTGCCTCAGTTAGCCAAATCCAACCCTGATGAAGTTGAGAAAAAGATTGAAATGGAAGAAGATTTTCATCAGAATGCAGATATCCCCCTATCATCAATAAAACAGATTAGTCAGAAAG ACTTGAAATCAGAaatgaataaaaccagaaagctaCCTTTGAGGAAAGATGCCAGAGCGAGCGATAGTTCCCAGGAGGAAGCAGTAGACCAGTGGGCCAGGAGACGGAAACAgttcaaagacagcaaaaaatgtAGTTCAACTGGAGGAAGCTCCATAAACAGCACAATCACCGAGGGATCAA TAAATTCAGAAGATGCTCGGTCAGTAGATCTGGGACTATATTCTGAAAATGAGGACAGGGGTTTTTATACCGAAAACTTTCATTCTGCTTCCTGGGTTTTCAGAGGAGATGATGTCTCTCCGGATAATAGTCCTAGATGTCTCAGCAAAAGGCCTAGACCAGTGGCAA ttCGTGAAAGAACGGTGAAGATCGCTAAAGGAACTGGCAATTACCCTTGGGGTTTCAGGATCCAGTTCTCAAAGCCTATCCTTGTGACTGAAGTTGACACAA ACAGTGCAGCTGAAGAAGCAGGGCTTCAGGCTGGGGATATTCTGATAGCAGTCAATGGAACTGATGTCAGCAACATGCCACATTCAGAAGCTGCCACTCTGGCAAGGAAAG GTCCTGATATCCTGACTATGGTGGTGGGATCAGATATCAGCCGTTACCCTAACACCCCCAGACCTACCTGCCGAGGATATTTGCACAAAAGAACACAGTCGGCAATATTGAAGGGCTGGAGAAAGAGGTGGTTTGTGCTGAAACATAATGGCTACCTACACTATTACAAACACAAGAAG GATGAAGGAAAGTGCAGACCCTTGGAAGTAACAAAGCTGGAAGGGGCAGAAATTGGTGTTGATACCAGTCTGGGTaaaccatttgtttttaaatgcatacCTCAAAGTGGAAACAGGATTTTCTACTTCTGTGCAACTTCCAACCAAGAAATGAAGAG GTGGCTGGAGGCTATGGATAAAGCAGTGCATCCTGTCCATCAG AACCACGTGTGGGTAGATGTCACACTGCATAACACTACACTTCCACCCTTGGCTATCAAAAACCCAGAGTGCCTGGGGCTCCTCCACCAGCTGGACAGAAACAAAGACATCTGGATTCATCACTACTGCGTTCTGAAGGATGGCTGTTTGTACTTTTATGCCACTCTGCGCTCTACACCTGCCCAAG